A stretch of the Chloroflexota bacterium genome encodes the following:
- a CDS encoding UPF0182 family protein, translated as MQRNTVIGTVFVSIVVLIALVLVVPNIIADWLWYQSLGRTDVFSRIISLQIGLFATGLVVFGSLYFGNMTLVRKIVARQAYSTGEDFLSNSARRTEQASRIISGIVGVIASVIFGLLASGQWNTVLRAQNLIEFGTTDPLFERDLSFFVFTLPLLEFVQGWLFRAILMVLVVAVFAYGFRLVLPYMISPEDDEGERREIPRNIIAGAPIRVHLSVLGFVLMLLVGWAHWLSLHTLEFSTRGAAYGASYIDANIMQPVQQVLIVLAVVAAIGLVLGGIFNKQWLPVGGIGLWLLVLIVGGWAYPGLAHRLEVQPNELERERPYIENNIDFTREAYGLNRIVEMEHPGEPAVTQEELVGNPLTVRNFRLWDPEPLLITYNQVQSIRLYYDILDADVDRYYVDGEYRQVMVGARELSPEKLPGSAQTWVNRRLQFTHGYGVVMSPVNEVSPEGLPSFFLKDVPPTGIMDIERPEIYYGEKTFDYVIVNARIAEIDYPSGEDNARSFYQSRTGVGIGTYLRKLLYAWYLKDVNILLSDELEPDSQILYRRHVRERVATVAPFLVVDQDPYIVVADGQLFWIVDAYTFTDRYPYSQPLAGAFNYIRNSVKATVNAYDGTVRLYAVEEDEPILQAYSQAFPDLFHPLSEMPPSLLQHIRYPAFLFQVQVELYSLYHMQKADIFYNREDAFSRPRELYGGGQVPVRPYYVIMRLPEFPREEFILIMPYTPIQKDNMVAWLAARSDPEGYGSLFAFKYPKDKLIFGPMQIEARADQDTTISQQFTLWGQGGSRVIRGNLLVVPIGQSNLYVEPIYLQSEQGQLPELKRVIIANGSNIVMTETVLQGLQQLFGEGVEGIFTETAAASGSSGAQSGSSTTTAPSPTPAPVILPTPTASAQPTAQPQVTPQVGATPSPSQLTPPATTTPGTDTSIQDLLDALKRQNELIQQQLELNQQLLDELENQIEE; from the coding sequence ATGCAGCGCAACACCGTGATTGGTACAGTATTCGTCAGCATCGTCGTGCTCATCGCGCTTGTGCTTGTAGTGCCGAACATCATCGCTGATTGGCTCTGGTATCAAAGCCTTGGGCGCACCGATGTCTTTTCCAGAATCATTTCACTGCAAATAGGCCTTTTCGCCACCGGGCTGGTCGTCTTTGGCTCCTTGTACTTTGGCAACATGACGCTGGTCCGCAAGATTGTTGCGCGGCAGGCGTACAGTACGGGCGAAGACTTCCTCTCGAATTCAGCGCGGCGGACCGAGCAAGCGTCACGGATTATATCCGGAATAGTCGGTGTAATTGCTTCCGTAATCTTCGGCCTGCTGGCCTCCGGACAATGGAATACAGTTCTCCGCGCTCAGAACCTCATTGAATTCGGCACCACGGATCCGCTCTTCGAAAGAGACCTCTCGTTCTTTGTCTTCACGCTTCCGCTTTTGGAGTTTGTGCAAGGCTGGCTCTTCCGAGCGATTTTGATGGTGCTGGTAGTCGCGGTCTTTGCGTACGGATTCCGCCTTGTGTTGCCATACATGATCTCGCCGGAAGACGACGAGGGTGAAAGGCGTGAAATCCCCCGCAACATCATTGCCGGAGCGCCCATTCGCGTTCATCTTTCCGTGCTGGGTTTCGTGCTGATGCTGCTGGTGGGCTGGGCCCATTGGCTCAGTCTGCACACGCTGGAATTTTCCACACGGGGCGCCGCCTATGGCGCAAGCTACATTGACGCCAACATCATGCAGCCCGTGCAGCAAGTGCTCATTGTACTGGCTGTAGTGGCCGCAATTGGACTCGTCCTTGGCGGCATATTCAATAAGCAGTGGCTGCCGGTCGGCGGCATTGGATTGTGGTTGCTCGTGCTGATTGTGGGCGGGTGGGCATACCCAGGCTTGGCGCATCGCCTGGAGGTGCAGCCGAATGAGTTGGAACGTGAGCGTCCCTATATTGAGAACAACATAGATTTCACGCGCGAGGCCTACGGCCTCAACCGTATCGTCGAGATGGAGCACCCGGGCGAGCCCGCGGTAACGCAAGAAGAGCTGGTGGGTAATCCCCTGACGGTACGCAACTTCCGGCTATGGGACCCCGAACCGCTGCTGATTACGTACAACCAGGTGCAGAGCATCCGTCTGTATTACGATATTCTCGACGCGGACGTGGATCGCTATTACGTCGATGGCGAGTATCGCCAGGTGATGGTCGGCGCGCGGGAGCTCTCACCGGAGAAGCTACCGGGCTCGGCGCAAACTTGGGTCAACCGCAGGCTGCAGTTTACCCACGGCTACGGCGTTGTAATGAGTCCCGTCAACGAGGTCTCGCCCGAGGGGTTGCCGTCATTCTTCCTCAAGGACGTGCCGCCCACCGGGATCATGGACATTGAACGACCGGAAATCTACTACGGTGAGAAGACGTTTGACTATGTAATCGTCAACGCTCGCATTGCGGAGATTGATTATCCGAGCGGTGAGGACAACGCACGATCGTTCTACCAGTCGCGTACGGGAGTGGGCATCGGTACGTATCTTCGCAAGTTACTGTATGCCTGGTACCTCAAAGACGTGAACATCCTGCTCTCTGACGAGTTGGAACCCGATAGCCAGATCCTCTATCGCCGCCACGTGCGGGAGCGTGTGGCAACGGTGGCGCCGTTTCTCGTCGTAGACCAGGATCCGTATATTGTCGTAGCCGACGGCCAGCTCTTCTGGATCGTTGACGCATATACGTTCACCGACCGTTACCCTTATTCACAACCATTGGCCGGCGCTTTCAACTATATCCGTAACAGCGTGAAGGCCACCGTGAACGCGTATGACGGCACCGTGCGCCTGTACGCCGTGGAGGAAGATGAACCGATTTTGCAGGCGTACTCGCAGGCATTTCCCGACCTCTTCCACCCTTTGAGCGAGATGCCTCCGTCACTTCTCCAGCATATTCGCTATCCTGCGTTTCTCTTCCAGGTGCAGGTCGAACTGTACTCCCTCTACCACATGCAAAAAGCGGACATCTTCTACAATCGCGAAGATGCGTTTTCGCGGCCGCGAGAACTCTATGGCGGCGGTCAGGTGCCCGTGCGGCCCTACTACGTGATCATGCGGCTTCCCGAATTCCCACGTGAAGAATTCATCCTCATCATGCCCTATACGCCAATCCAGAAGGACAATATGGTGGCCTGGCTGGCGGCACGGTCGGATCCGGAGGGCTATGGATCGCTCTTTGCGTTCAAATATCCCAAGGATAAGCTCATTTTCGGCCCGATGCAGATTGAAGCCCGCGCCGATCAAGACACCACGATCTCTCAGCAATTCACTCTCTGGGGGCAGGGCGGTTCACGCGTAATTCGTGGCAATCTCTTGGTCGTGCCCATTGGGCAATCGAATCTGTACGTAGAGCCGATCTACCTGCAATCCGAGCAAGGCCAGCTACCTGAGCTCAAGCGGGTGATTATTGCCAACGGTTCAAACATCGTGATGACAGAAACCGTATTGCAGGGACTGCAGCAGTTGTTCGGTGAGGGGGTAGAGGGAATCTTCACTGAAACTGCCGCGGCGTCGGGAAGCAGTGGGGCTCAAAGCGGTTCAAGTACGACTACCGCGCCTTCGCCCACGCCTGCGCCTGTAATCCTGCCAACGCCCACTGCGTCAGCACAGCCGACGGCACAGCCACAGGTGACACCCCAGGTAGGGGCAACGCCATCGCCGAGTCAGCTTACGCCACCGGCAACCACGACACCTGGGACTGACACCTCGATTCAGGATCTGCTCGATGCGCTTAAGCGACAGAATGAGCTAATCCAGCAGCAACTCGAGCTGAATCAGCAACTCCTCGATGAGTTGGAGAATCAGATCGAAGAGTAG